Within the Pseudomonas sp. SL4(2022) genome, the region TTGAAACAACTCAAGCGGCTTTTTTACCATGCTTTTTTTGCAGGTCGCTCTCAAGCTTGTTTGTCAGCGCACCCAATGCGGCGCACTCGGCCTGAAGAGCCTTAAGAATACGACGGCGTTTAATTTCATTCTTCACAAGAAGCTCCTTCTGTTTAGCAATTCACATTGACGATCAAGTGCAATTACATCATCGGCATCAATCGCATCAGCTAAAGCCTGGACTAGATCGCAGTACTCGTGCGCTTTGTCGACGGTCCACTGGTCGCCAAACCCATCGCACTCATCCAAGCCTCTCATCAGAGAAACAATCACACGCATTCTGCGCGCTATCTCACCGATGGTCGGGTTCTCTTCTTTGAGGCTCTCAATGCTAAAAAGCCGGCACTGCCTCAGAACTCGTATTGCCACGTCGAGAACAATTGTATAAGCCTGCTCAACGTTTTCTGGTGGGTTGTACTGAATATGACCTTCGATAACTTCAAAGGTTTCGGTTTCCTGGGTCATCCATCCCAACCAGAGTGCGAATGCACGTAATAATAAAGGGCCGCAAATTCTACCGAAGAATTATTTTGATGTCAAAGCAGCACTACATCTGCTTCGCCCACTAAAACCTCCCCTTCGTCGAAACCTTAACTCAATAATTAGGGCCCTTTGACGGCGGTGTCAAGGCTATGACACCTTGTTTCTGACGCTTAGGCTTCAAACAATTGATTTAGAAGGCATAATAATTATCGCCCTTTCAAGCAGAGCACTAGATATCTAGCCTATCCGCCCACTCCATCATCATACGCCTACGCTCATCCAGATACTGAGCATGATTGTAGGCTGCACGCGACCCACTCCGCTCAGCATGAGCCAGCTGCAACTCGATCACCTCAGCACGCCACCGCCCCGACTCATACAGGTGCGTTGAGGCCGTAGCCCGAAAGTCGTGGCAGTGCCAACCATCCATGCTCAGGTACTCAAGCGCCCGGTTCAGCGTTGTCGGACTCAACGGTTTGTCAGGGCTGACCAGGCCAGGGAAGCACAGCTCACCGGGCGTAATCCGCCGCAGCTCCCTCAGCAGCTCAACAGCCTGCGCCGGCAGCGGCACCAGGTGCTTGCGCCGCATCTTCATTCGCTCGGCCGGGATCTCCCACACGGCCGCATCCAGATCGAACTCATCCCAGCGCGCGCACCTCAGCTCGACAGTGCGGGTGAACAGCATCGGCAGCAGCCGCAGGGCAATCACCGTTACGCGGTGCCCCTTGTACTTGTCGACGGCAGCGTAGTACTGCCTCAGTTGCTCCAGCGTCATTGGTTTGCTGTGGTTTACCGCCTTGCGCACTACCGCGCCCTTGAGCGCAGCAGCCGGGTCTGCATCCGCACGCAGGGTGGCCACCCCAAACCGAAACACCGCCGAGATCCACTGGCGCACCTGCAGGGCAAGCGTGGTCGCGCCCCGGCCATCCATAACCCGCAGCACATCAAGCACCAGGGCGGCCGTCACCTCACGCATCGGCAGGCGGCCGAGCTTCGGGTACACGTCACGCTTAAATGCGCGCTCTACTTGGTCACGGTAGGTGGCACTGCGCTGGCTTAATCGCGCCTCGATCCATTCCTCAGCAACGGCCTTAAAGGTGTTGCGGTTTTCAGCCAGCTGCTGGGCTTTCTCAGTCTGCCGAACGTGTGACGGGTGCCGACCGGCACGCACATGCTCGCGCGCCAGCTCACGCTCAGCACGCGCATCAGAAAGGGAGACTTCAGGGTAGGAGCCGACAGCAAAGACGTTCTCTTTGCCTGCAATCCGGTAGCGATAGCGCCACAGCTTCGAGCCGTTCGGCCGCACCTCAAGGTACAGGCCGGCACCATCAGTCAGCTTGATAGCAGCCGTACCAGGCTTGGCCTGGCGGATCTTAATGTCGGTAAGAGGCATGAGGGTATGCGGGTATCGGTCGAAGGATACCCGCTTTTATACCCGCATTTTTTGAGGCTGTCTGCGGAAAGCTGCGGACAACTAAGGAGAGGAAGCCCGCGCAGTGCGGGCATCATAGCGAGAGAAAAGGAAAAGTCCGGACTACTGCGGATGAGTATCGAAGTTATCGATCATTAAAAGCATGGCGTAACCCCTTATTCGGCAGTCTGTTCGGCGAGAGCAACGGCGCGGAACATGGCGCGACGCTTGTTCAGGGTTTCTTCCCACTCCAGTGCAGGCACCGAGTCGGCGACGATGCCGGCGCCGGCCTGCACATGCAGTTCGCCATCTTTGATCACCGCTGTACGGATGGCGATGGCGGTGTCCATATTGCCGTTCCACGCCAGATAACCCACCGCGCCTCCGTAGACGCCGCGCTTGACGGGCTCCAGCTCGTCGATGATTTCCATGGCGCGAATCTTCGGCGCGCCGGACAGGGTGCCCGCCGGCAGAATGGCGCGCAGCGCGTCCATAGCGGTCAGGCCTTCCTTCAACTGGCCGGTGACGTTGGAAACGATGTGCATAACGTTGGAATAACGCTCGATCACCATCTTCTCGGTGAGTTTGACGCTACCCGTGCTGGCCACCCGACCGACGTCGTTGCGGCCCAGGTCGATCAGCATCAGGTGCTCGGCGACTTCCTTGGCATCGGACAGCAGGTCTTCTTCAAGAGCCCGATCCGCCTCTTCGTTCGCACCGCGTGGGCGGGTGCCGGCAATCGGGCGCACGGTGACCAAGCCATCTTCCAGACGCACCAGCACTTCCGGCGAGCTGCCGACCACGTGGAAGTCGCCGAAGTTGAAGAAGTACATATAAGGCGTCGGGTTGATGCAGCGCAGCGCGCGGTACAGATCAATCGGCGCGGCCTTGAACGGGATCGACATGCGCTGCGAGATCACCACCTGCATGCAGTCGCCGGCGAGGATGTACTCCTTGATCGCCTTGACCGCATTTTCGTAGTCATCGCGTTTAAAGCTGGAGATAAAGTCCGGCTCAGCACCGGCCGGTGCCGACAGGTCCACGCCCAGGCGC harbors:
- a CDS encoding tyrosine-type recombinase/integrase, with protein sequence MPLTDIKIRQAKPGTAAIKLTDGAGLYLEVRPNGSKLWRYRYRIAGKENVFAVGSYPEVSLSDARAERELAREHVRAGRHPSHVRQTEKAQQLAENRNTFKAVAEEWIEARLSQRSATYRDQVERAFKRDVYPKLGRLPMREVTAALVLDVLRVMDGRGATTLALQVRQWISAVFRFGVATLRADADPAAALKGAVVRKAVNHSKPMTLEQLRQYYAAVDKYKGHRVTVIALRLLPMLFTRTVELRCARWDEFDLDAAVWEIPAERMKMRRKHLVPLPAQAVELLRELRRITPGELCFPGLVSPDKPLSPTTLNRALEYLSMDGWHCHDFRATASTHLYESGRWRAEVIELQLAHAERSGSRAAYNHAQYLDERRRMMMEWADRLDI
- the trpE gene encoding anthranilate synthase component I — protein: MTREEFLRLAAAGYNRIPVACETLVDFDTPLSIYLKLADEANTYLLESVQGGEKWGRYSIIGLPARTVLRAYEHEVSISVDGVEVERHHCEDPLAFVEQFKDRYKVPTLAGLPRFNGGLVGYFGYDSVRYVEPKLAKGVNPDALGTPDILLMVSDAVVVFDNLAGKMHAIVLVDPSETDALEQGQARLQNILHKLRQPITPRLGVDLSAPAGAEPDFISSFKRDDYENAVKAIKEYILAGDCMQVVISQRMSIPFKAAPIDLYRALRCINPTPYMYFFNFGDFHVVGSSPEVLVRLEDGLVTVRPIAGTRPRGANEEADRALEEDLLSDAKEVAEHLMLIDLGRNDVGRVASTGSVKLTEKMVIERYSNVMHIVSNVTGQLKEGLTAMDALRAILPAGTLSGAPKIRAMEIIDELEPVKRGVYGGAVGYLAWNGNMDTAIAIRTAVIKDGELHVQAGAGIVADSVPALEWEETLNKRRAMFRAVALAEQTAE